One window of Cryobacterium arcticum genomic DNA carries:
- a CDS encoding biotin--[acetyl-CoA-carboxylase] ligase, with protein sequence MEFPISRSIGARFEYLPEAGSTNDVLVTRATGPDAGAWPDLSVIVTDNQTGGRGRLGRVWMAPSGKSLAISVLLRPRLASGPLPVNRFGWFPLLAGAAMTLAVRAVVDAAAPGGTDGEEAPRHEVTLKWPNDVLIDGYKVSGVLSELLPDASGLCIGTGVNLALDEHDLPTLTSTSLLLVTGSVPDPDAVLAAYLTSLSSLVAKFLEHGADPDASGLRAEVSELCGTLGSAVRVELPGGNDLVGTAVGLDTDGRLIVEDQTNGELQAVAAGDVTHLRY encoded by the coding sequence ATGGAATTTCCGATCAGCAGGTCCATCGGGGCCCGGTTCGAGTACCTCCCGGAGGCCGGCTCGACCAACGACGTGCTGGTGACCCGGGCCACGGGGCCGGATGCCGGGGCCTGGCCCGACCTGTCGGTCATCGTCACCGACAACCAGACCGGTGGCCGCGGCCGGCTCGGCCGGGTCTGGATGGCGCCGAGCGGCAAGTCGCTGGCCATCTCGGTGCTCCTGCGCCCCCGGCTGGCCTCAGGGCCGCTGCCCGTCAACCGGTTCGGCTGGTTCCCGCTCCTGGCCGGCGCGGCGATGACCCTGGCCGTCCGAGCGGTCGTGGACGCCGCCGCTCCCGGCGGCACCGACGGCGAGGAGGCTCCCCGGCACGAGGTCACGCTCAAGTGGCCCAACGACGTCCTCATCGACGGCTACAAGGTCTCCGGGGTGCTGTCCGAGCTGCTGCCGGACGCAAGCGGGCTGTGCATCGGCACCGGCGTGAACCTGGCCCTTGACGAACACGACCTGCCCACGCTCACCTCCACCTCCCTGCTGCTGGTGACCGGCAGCGTGCCCGACCCGGATGCGGTGCTGGCCGCCTACCTCACCAGCCTCAGCTCTCTCGTGGCGAAGTTCCTCGAGCACGGAGCCGACCCCGACGCCAGCGGCCTCCGCGCGGAGGTCAGCGAGCTGTGCGGCACGCTGGGCAGCGCCGTGCGGGTGGAACTGCCCGGAGGCAACGACCTGGTTGGCACCGCCGTCGGCCTGGACACCGACGGCCGGCTGATCGTGGAGGACCAGACCAACGGCGAGCTGCAGGCCGTGGCCGCGGGAGACGTGACCCATCTGAGGTATTAA